A genome region from Brassica oleracea var. oleracea cultivar TO1000 chromosome C2, BOL, whole genome shotgun sequence includes the following:
- the LOC106323993 gene encoding uncharacterized protein LOC106323993: MDASVEIENVDDVEDDDSEINVDRYLKAAIDRQPSPLENWDLEKAPKIELKQLPTGLKYAFLYNNSYPVIVNANLTNRELALLLNKLHKYRKALGYSFEDIPGISPDLCIHRIHLEDDSKSLVEHQRRLNPNLKEVVKKEIIKLLDVGIIYPISDSNLVSPVHVIPKKGGITVVKNDKNELNPT, from the coding sequence ATGGACGCAAGTGTAGAAATAGAAAATGTCGATGACGTGGAGGATGACGATTCGGAAATTAACGTCGATCGATATTTAAAGGCCGCCATCGATCGACAACCATCCCCTCTAGAAAATTGGGATCTCGAAAAAGCACCAAAAATTGAGTTAAAACAATTGCCCACCGGACTCAAGTATGCTTTTCTCTACAATAATTCTTACCCCGTAATCGTAAACGCCAACCTAACCAACAGAGAACTTGCATTGTTATTGAATAAATTGCACAAGTATAGGAAAGCCCTCGGATACTCTTTCGAGGATATTCCTGGTATCTCTCCAGATCTATGCATACACCGAATTCACTTAGAAGACGATTCCAAATCGTTAGTGGAACATCAAAGAAGGCTAAACCCAAACTTGAAAGAAGTTGTTAAAAAGGAAATCATCAAACTTCTAGATGTTGGAATCATCTACCCAATTTCGGATAGCAACTTGGTGAGCCCCGTGCATGTTATACCTAAGAAAGGCGGAATTACAGTGGTTAAGAATGATAAAAACGAACTCAATCCCACGTGA